A window from Pichia kudriavzevii chromosome 5, complete sequence encodes these proteins:
- a CDS encoding uncharacterized protein (PKUD0E04980), with protein MRIIIDLKGFDSTCISVNLKSYAPSAFALQSTVQFEEARKGGYKGFDRADLEYRAYYLLQRQTFIYYQLSMLRYLLSKPHRETFFPRKLYYVGPHSFIPSKEDIDDYIEKPRVVYLFSRHNYNQFVSIVMSRKNETELQLLKIEEDHSGIKEFVQSNWRSFKDGIYKVLLIKEPGFTVFDWEKFDRFYDKFSCSLQWFETLDIRNSPEVYLHELRDGLALSEYLSFVITGQCRGGNRSMLYDRVKSIEETNHEKRKVYGIEHGAINLLLKGFELREKIHRHRQRRREWNDLKIEDNAAGKEVRKASGVEGRYNSCTMNASTITEVGSTTSSVNGLGTESVDFFEKLCSTLRAEKNKHSWCIHTPQKTKEPKEKEKEKKKSKEGFILNEVADAYGRKTPNSKNIGPWLSRVVANRRSRRDESACHTNKIVKDALLTDSAHPYPFFKFVQGVYGSDCELDQPVMVGEEYVRYGWTFYREAALWDEVVATYQEITPEEDRYFGYNTRTKRWSSWWNRYDRRVCSALQQLQKRYLDVNSGTSKLQQLSDQEARDRDNVLQVTSMNVNTGKSSES; from the coding sequence ATGAGAATCATCATTGATCTGAAAGGTTTCGATTCCACATGTATTTCAGTAAACCTCAAATCATATGCACCCTCTGCATTTGCGCTTCAATCAACAGTTCAGTTTGAGGAAGCAAGAAAGGGTGGATACAAGGGTTTTGATCGTGCTGATCTCGAGTACCGTGCTTACTACCTGTTACAGAGACAGACGTTCATATATTACCAACTTTCGATGCTTAGGTACTTGCTATCAAAACCACATAGAGAGACTTTCTTCCCTAGGAAATTGTACTATGTGGGGCCACATAGCTTTATTCCTTCTAAggaagatattgatgattatATTGAGAAGCCCAGGGTTGTCTATCTGTTTTCACGGCACAACTACAATCAGTTTGTCTCCATTGTTATGTCAAGAAAGAACGAGACGGAACTCCAGCTCTTGAAAATCGAGGAGGATCATTCAGGGATTAAGGAATTTGTGCAATCGAATTGGAGGAGCTTTAAAGATGGAATTTACAAAGTGTTGTTGATTAAAGAGCCTGGATTTACCGTGTTTGATTGGGAGAAGTTTGATAGATTCTATGACAAGTTTAGTTGTTCATTGCAGTGGTTCGAGACTCTTGATATCCGTAACTCACCAGAGGTTTACTTACACGAGCTTAGAGATGGGTTGGCGCTCTCGGAATATTTAAGCTTTGTTATTACTGGCCAATGCCGTGGTGGGAATAGGAGCATGCTTTACGATAGAGTCAAGTCCATTGAAGAGACAAATCATGAAAAGCGGAAGGTATATGGTATTGAACATGGTGCTATCAACTTGCTACTTAAAGGCTTTGAATTAAGAGAGAAGATACACAGACACCGTCAAAGGAGGAGGGAATGGAATGATctgaaaattgaagataatgCAGCAGGAAAAGAGGTTAGGAAGGCCAGTGGCGTGGAAGGACGCTATAATTCATGTACAATGAATGCAAGCACAATCACCGAAGTTGGTTCCACTACCAGTTCAGTAAATGGATTAGGCACCGAGTCCGtagatttttttgaaaaattatgTAGTACATTAAGAGCagagaaaaataaacacaGTTGGTGTATACATACCCCACAGAAGACCAAAGAACctaaggaaaaggaaaaggaaaagaaaaaatccaaGGAGGGGTTTATCCTTAATGAGGTTGCCGATGCATATGGTAGAAAGActccaaattcaaagaatatAGGGCCTTGGTTATCCCGAGTAGTGGCAAACCGTCGCTCAAGGAGAGATGAGAGTGCATGTCACACCAATAAGATAGTAAAGGACGCTCTCTTGACAGATTCAGCACATCCATatccatttttcaaatttgtaCAGGGCGTATATGGCAGTGACTGTGAGCTCGACCAGCCGGTGATGGTTGGTGAGGAATATGTGAGATATGGATGGACGTTTTATAGGGAAGCAGCTCTATGGGATGAGGTTGTAGCGACTTACCAAGAAATCACTCCCGAAGAGGACCGGTATTTTGGGTACAATACTAGAACTAAACGGTGGTCAAGCTGGTGGAACAGGTATGACAGACGTGTATGTTCTGCTCTCCAGCAGCTACAGAAGCGTTATTTAGATGTCAACTCTGGAACCTCCAAGTTACAGCAGTTAAGTGATCAAGAAGCTAGAGATCGAGACAACGTGCTGCAAGTGACTTCGATGAATGTTAACACAGGAAAGTCTTCTGAAAGCTAA
- a CDS encoding uncharacterized protein (PKUD0E05000; similar to Saccharomyces cerevisiae YOR315W (SFG1); ancestral locus Anc_8.791) encodes MSHDTTDNKTIFQSPFLGPSSASMNIPKLLPPKKNVSSPMKRIHRRKNSRGAMELEALHSQTRQPLLFNKSSHGETFSILDDFQNQASSEPIDLFTPLLPPPTKLPQNATENRSDTPNKKMKHDVQDRSFFDIGFANQPEGGCSIFSMVPQIGTSRPFNFSSYLKSVTSQMNIPQETGNYKNTLLDFTHPTKIDITETNNGSLMDDLELDCVMRSNTWDSDVETEDELELDLNLQTETNDLSIESPNTGLQSLHSNSLKRPIDSNIPSLYDPYSNVFTTKRNSIIKARNNTTSGIPLKIHSDLNSKVRSSISSQESDETLNEDNHLKRGNSHHQVTIINDKHSKCLPHHHIFVENLKSAMKPIPSSLLNLIVESSDGSLDDATKYATEINAQNSNGIPIPEKTTEVVNIPTSGPAINGVRKSAIIKGFRAKANPSRRKQQSASAKPAIHNTLSERREALMNQSSSDQNINSNVTNFKGFYSLQEKQQFYKRNGMNTVDEGKENRHSHLGNSNIYEIKDPGTLNLNTSAFKRPRVGESFYVKEGINNKGQKKVYWADSLEW; translated from the coding sequence ATGTCGCATGATACCACAGATAACAAAACGATTTTTCAATCGCCGTTCTTGGGGCCAAGTTCAGCCAGCATGAATATTCCAAAGTTATTACCTCCCAAGAAGAATGTCTCCTCGCCCATGAAACGGATCCACAGACGGAAAAACAGTAGGGGTGCAATGGAACTAGAAGCTCTTCATAGCCAAACGAGACAGCCGTTGCtgttcaacaaatcaagCCATGGTGAAACATTTAGTATTCTTGACGACTTTCAAAACCAAGCCTCGAGCGAGCCAATAGATCTATTTACACCTTTGCTACCTCCTCCGACTAAACTTCCACAAAATGCAACCGAAAATCGCAGTGATACGCCAAATAAAAAGATGAAACATGATGTCCAAGATAGgagtttctttgatataGGTTTTGCCAATCAGCCAGAAGGTGGGTGCTCTATTTTCTCCATGGTACCACAGATTGGAACGTCAAGGCCTTTTAATTTTAGTTCTTATTTGAAATCAGTAACTTCGCAAATGAATATACCGCAAGAAACTGGAAATTATAAGAATACACTCTTGGATTTCACACATCCTACCAAGATTGACATTACCGAGACAAATAACGGGAGTTTAATGGATGATTTGGAACTCGATTGCGTTATGCGGTCAAACACGTGGGACTCCGACGTGGAGACCGAAGATGAACTAGAGCTGGACCTTAACCTACAAACAGAAACTAATGatttatcaattgaatcTCCAAATACAGGATTGCAATCTTTACATAGTAACAGCCTCAAGAGACCCATCGACTCAAATATTCCATCTCTATATGATCCATATTCCAACGTTTTCACCACAAAGAGAAACTCCATTATAAAAGCTAGAAATAATACAACGTCAGGAATCCCTCTCAAAATCCATTCTGATTTAAACAGCAAAGTTAGAAGTTCCATTTCATCTCAAGAATCAGATGAGACGTTAAACGAAGATAATCATCTCAAAAGAGGTAACAGTCATCATCAAGTAACCATAATAAACGACAAACATTCCAAATGCCTTCCACATCATCATATATTTGTAGAAAACCTGAAATCTGCAATGAAACCGATACCCTCGAGCTTATTGAACCTGATTGTGGAATCGAGTGATGGTTCGTTAGATGATGCCACCAAATATGCCACTGAGATAAATGCACAAAACAGTAATGGAATACCAATACCTGAGAAAACCACCGAAGTTGTAAATATTCCAACTTCGGGTCCTGCAATCAATGGTGTCCGTAAGAGTGCCATTATTAAAGGATTTCGAGCCAAAGCCAATCCTAGTAGGCGGAAACAACAGTCTGCGAGTGCTAAACCTGCAATTCATAATACACTGAGCGAACGTCGGGAAGCGTTAATGAACCAAAGTTCCAGTgatcaaaatatcaactcTAATGTGACTAACTTCAAAGGATTTTATTCTCTGCAGGAGAAACAACAGTTCTACAAACGTAACGGTATGAACACAGTTGACGaaggaaaggaaaacagGCATTCACATTTGGGAAACTCTAACATCTACGAAATAAAGGATCCAGGTACACTAAACTTGAATACCTCTGCATTCAAACGTCCAAGAGTTGGTGAATCGTTCTACGTCAAAGAGGGGATCAATAATAAAGGACAGAAAAAAGTATATTGGGCAGATAGTTTGGAATGGTAA
- a CDS encoding uncharacterized protein (PKUD0E04990; similar to Saccharomyces cerevisiae YMR243C (ZRC1) and YOR316C (COT1); ancestral locus Anc_8.792) → MGLSKKEIKILTLLFIDTAFFFLEIIVGYMVNSLALIADSFHMLNDIISLVVALWAVNVAKNRSADAEYTYGWLRAEILGALINAVFLIALCFTILIEALQRLLDPPTITNPKLILVVGTLGLISNIVGLFLFHEHGHSHGGGVDSGDGHSHSHGGFFTPQDEESEIEDVHGHNHNHNHSHADDGAHADTHADVHGHSHAERPRSKSVYSKHATNETTPLMDSAFGESEEDLRKIMPSYVVGQLDRPATKKPRGNKNEAHQKSMNMEGVFLHVLGDALGNIGVMASAIFIWKTDYSWKYYFDPFISLVITCIIFSSALPLCKRSSRILLQGTPSTVVTSDVIQDVLQIPSVIGVHDFHIWNLTEKLMIASLHIELDCSPDDFLKVASDIKACLHDYGVHSATIQPEFSAYYNKQHMLPHSFSSSSNLKQDAANSALTSAPPIFNISSNVQSDAPASSSTDRTQVDKKNDIHCLIDASVNCTTTNCLK, encoded by the coding sequence ATGGGATTGTCAAAGAAAGAGATCAAGATCCTGACGCTCCTTTTCATCGACACtgccttcttcttcttggaGATCATTGTCGGTTATATGGTCAACTCGTTGGCTCTTATTGCAGACTCCTTCCATATGTTGAACGATATCATCTCCTTGGTTGTTGCATTATGGGCCGTGAATGTTGCCAAAAATCGTTCTGCTGATGCAGAATATACATACGGCTGGTTACGTGCAGAAATCTTGGGTGCTCTTATTAATGCAGTCTTTTTAATTGCATTATGTTTCACCATTTTAATTGAAGCCCTACAGAGACTACTCGATCCTCCTACAATTACAAACCCaaagttgattttggttGTCGGTACTCTAGGTTTGATCTCTAACATTGTGGGCCTCTTTTTATTCCATGAACATGGCCACTCTCATGGCGGAGGAGTAGACTCGGGTGATGGACATTCACATTCCCATGGTGGCTTCTTCACTCCGCAAGACGAAGAAAGCGAAATCGAAGACGTACATGGccacaaccacaaccacaaccaTAGTCATGCCGATGATGGAGCACACGCCGACACACACGCAGATGTACATGGTCATTCCCATGCTGAAAGGCCAAGATCAAAGTCAGTTTATTCCAAACACGCAACCAACGAAACCACCCCACTAATGGACAGTGCATTTGGTGAAAGCGAAGAAGATTTGCGTAAGATTATGCCATCCTATGTTGTTGGCCAATTGGACAGACCTGCCACTAAGAAGCCAAGGGGTAATAAGAACGAAGCTCaccaaaaatcaatgaataTGGAGGGTGTCTTTTTACATGTTTTAGGTGACGCACTGGGTAACATTGGTGTTATGGCCAGTGCAATATTCATCTGGAAAACTGACTACTCATGGAAGTATTACTTTGATCCTTTTATTTCTCTAGTTATTACGTGCATCATTTTCTCATCCGCTTTGCCACTATGCAAGAGATCATCTAGAATCTTATTGCAGGGTACCCCTTCAACTGTCGTTACTTCCGACGTTATCCAAGATGTCCTTCAGATTCCATCCGTTATAGGTGTCCATGATTTCCATATTTGGAACTtaactgaaaaattgatgattgCATCATTGCACATCGAGTTGGATTGTTCCCCAGATGATTTCCTTAAAGTAGCTTCCGATATTAAAGCCTGCCTGCACGATTATGGTGTTCACAGTGCCACCATTCAACCAGAATTCTCAGCTTACTATAACAAACAGCATATGTTACCTCATTCTTTCTCCTCAAGCTCTAATTTGAAACAAGACGCAGCTAATTCTGCTTTAACCTCAGCTCCTCcgattttcaacatctcATCAAACGTCCAAAGTGATGCTCCAGCTAGTTCATCAACTGATAGAACCCAGGTAGACAAAAAGAATGATATTCATTGTCTAATAGATGCTTCTGTTAACTGCACAACAACCAACTGCCTGAAATAA
- a CDS encoding uncharacterized protein (PKUD0E04970; similar to Saccharomyces cerevisiae YMR244W; ancestral locus Anc_8.793): MLSIKAVSLIVLSCFVSESISAPTPAHFHHAHKRDNGKTCSFPNSNGMVQVFNNKDSSSEGWAQDGPCKAGSYCQYACQPGYLMGQWNPQVDTYSYPGSQDGGLYCNEDGELSKPISNNDYCYKGKGTAQAINKTGQNVAFCQTVLPGNEEMLIPTDVSAGSSNDLAVPGTDYWAKTASHFYINPPGVSAEEGCRWGSTANPYGNWSPYVAGFNMDDSGNTYAKIGWNPIYFEDSSPFKNEKPSFGVRLKCDDSSKCNGNTCEINPNTYGLNKVSNSGEQQDSDGAAWCVLTASGNSGVSIEVFDL; encoded by the coding sequence ATGTTATCCATCAAAGCTGTCTCTCTCATTGTTTTGTCCTGTTTTGTCTCGGAATCCATTTCTGCACCAACTCCAGCACATTTCCACCATGCACACAAACGTGATAATGGCAAAACGTGTTCTTTCCCCAACTCCAATGGCATGGTGCAggttttcaacaacaaggaCTCAAGTTCTGAAGGTTGGGCACAAGACGGCCCATGCAAGGCAGGGTCCTATTGTCAATATGCGTGTCAACCAGGTTACTTGATGGGCCAATGGAACCCTCAGGTGGACACCTACTCTTACCCGGGCTCCCAAGATGGTGGTTTATACTGTAACGAGGACGGTGAGCTATCCAAACCAATCTCAAACAACGATTATTGCTACAAGGGTAAAGGTACTGCACAAGCAATCAACAAGACTGGCCAAAATGTTGCATTTTGTCAAACCGTCTTGCCAGGTAACGAGGAGATGCTAATTCCAACAGACGTGTCTGCTGGTTCATCAAACGATTTGGCTGTTCCAGGCACTGATTACTGGGCAAAGACCGCCTCTCACTTCTATATTAACCCGCCAGGTGTCTCTGCCGAAGAAGGTTGCAGATGGGGATCAACCGCTAATCCATATGGAAACTGGTCTCCCTATGTTGCCGGTTTCAATATGGACGACAGTGGCAACACTTATGCCAAAATTGGTTGGAATCCAATTTATTTCGAAGACTCTTCTCCATTTAAGAACGAAAAACCAAGTTTTGGTGTCAGATTAAAGTGCGATGATTCAAGTAAATGTAATGGTAATACTTGTGAAATCAATCCAAATACTTATGGCCTCAATAAAGTCAGCAACTCTGGTGAACAACAAGACTCAGATGGTGCTGCTTGGTGTGTTCTGACTGCATCGGGAAATTCTGGTGTCAGCATTGAAGTTTTCGACCTTTAA